In the Deltaproteobacteria bacterium genome, GCGCGTACAACGCCGACGAGTATCGCCACGCGATCGAGCGTATGAACCCGGCGCATTACTTGGCTGCCTCGTACTACGAACGCGTGCTCACCGGTGTCGCAACGTTGCTAGTCGAAAAGGGCGTCCTGACCCACGACGAGCTGGAGGCGCGCGCCGGCGGTGTCTTTCCGCTGTCGCGATCAGCGCTGTCGCCGCGTGCGACTGACGTCGCTCAACGCGTCGGCCCACGCTTCGCGGTAGGCGAAGCAGTGGTCGTCCGCACAATGCATCCGGTTGGCCATACGCGGGTACCGCGCTACGCGCGGGGCAAACGGGGCGTGGTCATTCATGTGGCCCCACCCTTCTCGTTCCCCGATGTCGCCGCGCACGGTCTGCCGCAGCGCAGCGAGCCGACCTATCATGTGCGCTTCGCCGCGCGCGAGTTGTGGACGGATGCAGCCGAGAACAATGCGACCGTGGTGGTCGATTTGTGGGAGAGCTACTTGGACGCGCCATGAGCGACTCGCGATATCCCGTTCCACCTGCGACCGCGGCGGCGCGCGCACAGGCGCTGGAGACGGCGCTGAGCGACAAGCAACTGGTGCCGGACGGCTTCATCGATTCGGTGACCACACGCTACGCCGACAAGACCGGTCCGCAGAACGGCGCCAAGGTTGTCGCGCGCGCGTGGATCAATCCGGCCTATCGAGAACGGCTGCTGCACGATGGCACCGCCGCATGCGCCGAGTTGGGCTTCTATGGAGCGCAAGGCGAATATATCGTCGTGCTCGAAGACACGCCTACGCTTCACAACGTGATCGTCTGCACGCAGTGTTCGTGCACCGCGTGGCCGGTGCTCGGCTTGCCGCCCGATTGGTACAAGAGTCCCGCTTACCGCGCGCGAGTGGTGCGTGAGCCGCGCGCGCTATTGCGCGAGATGGGATCGGATCTTCCCGAGTCGATCGAGATTCGCGTGTGGGATACCACCGCCGAGACCCGTTACCTCGTACTGCCGCTGCGACCCGCCGGCACGGACGGATGGAGCGAGGAACAGCTGGCGGCAATCGTCACGCGCGAGGCGATGATCGGCATCGCGCGGTTGTGAGCGCAGCGATGCCGAAGACGATTCAGCAAACGGTTCAACTCTCAGCCCCCGCCGGCGACTTGTACGATGCCTATCTCGATCCGGAGCGGCATGCGGCGATCACGGGTGCGCCGGTCACGATCGCTGCGGAGCCAGGCGCGCCGTTTCGCGCGTTCAACGGCATGCTCTCGGGACGCATGTTGCATACGCTGCCGCAGCGGCTCATTGTGCAGACCTGGCGCTCCAGCCAATGGCGAGAAGACGATGTGGACTCGATTCTCGTCCTGACTTTTTCTCCCGACGGCGCCGGCGGTCGCATCGATCTCGTGCACGTCAATGTCGCCGACCACGACTACGACGGCGTCAAGCACGGATGGGAGAAGTACTACTGGACACCGTGGCGCGCGTACCTCGACCGTCGCACCTGAGCCATGACCGAACGCGTGTCATTGATTGTTCGAACCCTGCTGTTCACGATCTTCGTGCCTGGATCAGTCACCGTGCTGGTGCCGCGGATGCTGTTGCGGTCGGACATGGAATATCCGCTGCCGCTCGGGGTCGTACGGTTCGCCGGCGCGGTGATCATCGTTGTGGGCGTGGCCATCTATCTATGGTGCGCGTGGAACTTCATTGCGGCCGGCCACGGCACCCCGAACCCGCTCGATGCACCGCAGCAACTCGTCGTGCGCGGCCTCTACCAATTTACGCGCAACCCGATGTACGTCGGCGTCGGATCGATCGTTGCGGGCGAGGGCGTGCTGTTCGAGTCCGCCACCTTGCTCGCATACGTGACGTTGCTCATGCTGCTGTTTCACCTGCGCGTCCTCACGTACGAGGAGCCTACCTTGCGACGACAGTTCGGCGCGGCGTTTGACGCCTACTGCCGGCGCGTGCCACGTTGGTTGCCGAACCTGCACTCCCAAGAAGGACCCCTCCAATGAACGCAACGCTCGCGAAACGCCTCGCCCGTGTGGCCGACTCTTCGACACTGCGCTTGACCCACTATGGTCGCAAGAGCGGCAAACCCTACGAAGTGACCATCTGGTACCTGGTTGAGGGCGACACGATCTATCTCGTGACCTCGAACGTGCAACGTCAGTGGACGCGCAACGTGCAGAAGCGATCGAAGGTGTCGTTGCAGATCGATGGCGAGACGTTCGAAGGCACGGCGAGCCGCATCACCGCGGTCGCCGAGCGCGCGCACGTCAATGAGTTAGTGGGGCAGAAGTACTGGTACGTCCGGCCGCTGCTGTGGTTGGTCGAGACGTTCGGACTGCCCGACCACGGCGGCGCCTTCCGCGTCCGCTTGCGGACGCAGTGAAGCGCAAAGGGCGCAGACAGCGCTGCTGTTCGCCTAGCCGATCAGTCGGGCGCACTCGAGCGCGGAGTGTGCGGCGGCGTCCATTTGGATCGACGGAAGATTGATGGTCTCGCCGACGAAGTAGAGGTGCTCGACCGACGGGGCGCGGATGTCGGGTCGAGGAGCCGCCGAGATCATGTATTCGCTGCCGTCGCGGGTGACCCAGCGGCGGCGCCAGCGGAGTTTCTCATCAACGTCGCGATAGATCTCGCGCACCATCGTGTCGAAGTCAGCAACGATGTGATCGACGGCGTCGTGATCGCCGAGCACTTCGGGGCGCACCAGTCGCATGCCTTGCAGGATGTGCTTGCCGGGCGGCGCGTTGTGCGGCGAGTGCAGCGACGCCCACATCAGGCCACCGCCGAACGTGCGCGTGGCGCCGACGAGCAAACGCGTCCAGCCCAGGAAGCGATCGGGCGCGCCGGTCTCGCGCAGCGTCGGCACGTCTTCGAACGCATAGGCGACGCTCACCGTGCCGCCGACCTTGGCGTAGTGATGCGCGTTGGCGACGAATTGGCTGGGAAAGTGACGATCGGAGATGAGATCGAAGAGGGCCCAGATCGGCACGTTGCTGACCACGGCGTCGGCGTCGAAGCGTTCTTGGAACGGGGCCGCGCCGTGGGCCAACACTCCGGTGGCGCGATGACCTTCGACGATGATCTCGTCGACCGTCGTGGCCAGGCGCAACTCGGCATGGTTGCGTTCCAATGCGTGCCGTATCGCTTCAACCAACGCCCTCACGCCGCCGATCGCATTGGCACCGCAGTACTCGGGCTTTGCCGGCCGACCCGGCGTGCGGTTGCGTTGCAGCATGCGGGCGAACTCACCGATCGACGCGTGCATCGGTTCCTTCGAGCCGAACAGCATCAGCGTGCGCCGCAGCGCGTTGGCCGACGTGGGGTTGGCGCCGGCGGTGCCGAGCCAGTCGCCGACGGTGGTGTGCATCAGTACGGCGGTCTGGGCATCATCGAGTTGCGCAAGTTGCGCCAGGACGCCGCTGAAGGTGCGGAACTCCTCCGGTGAGATGCGATAGACTTCTCGCACCGTGTCGGCGAGCGCGGCCTGATCTCGCCCCAGCCATGGGAACGCGAAGCGCTTGCCGTTGAGACCTTGCACGAAGATACGCATCACCTGATCGGCGGGAATCTCGGATCCGATCCAGTCGGTGACGCCGGCCGCGGCGAGCGCCTCATCGAGATGTTTGTTGGGCCACAAGAACGCGCCGCAGTCGACCACGAAGCCGTCAACGTCGTAGCTGCGCAGGCGGCCACCGGCACGTGGCTCGCGTTCGAGCACGAGTACGCGGCGGCCCCGGCGCGCCAAGATGGCGCCGGTCAGCATGCCGCCGAGCCCGGCACCGATGACGACGACGTCCCACCGTGACATCAACTGGCCTCGCAACTCCGCGTGGTGAAGTGTCGATCCTTTCTCAGTGCAGTTGCAACGTCACGTCGCGTATTTGCGCCGCGGCGGACAGGAACACGTCCATCTGCGCGCGCCCGACGCCGCGCCGGCTCGCTCGAATCGTCTGCTGACCAAGAACGAGCCGGGCGATGCGGAAGTGTCCATTGGTGTCCGTGACGGAGCGCCGTCCCCCGCGTCCGCGCACGGACGCGCCAACTACCGCATGACCCTGGCCATCGGTGACCATGCCGGTGACTTCGCCGACCCGCTCGATCTGCATCGGCGCATAATCCAGTGTGCCGACAATCTTGAGCGTGGTGGGAGTCGACGTGCCCAACACCGGGGTGTCGGGCGGGCTGAGTTGAATGTCGACTAGCGTGACCGTGCCAGTCGATCGATTCAGCGCCGAGCCGTTGATGGTGTGTTTCGGATCGTCGTCCATCGGCAGTTGCGACGTCTGGGTCGTGAGGTTGAACGTGAAACGAATCGGCGCACCTTCCAACGCCTGGGTCATGCCGACGTTGGGGATGGAGATGTTACCGGCGCTGTCGATCGTGCCGGTAAAGACATTGTCGTCGACGTTGAAGACCACGTCGCCACCGATGGTGTGGAACACGCCAATGGGGAAGTCGGCGCCGTTCATCGTGACGATCCCCGTGCGGCTGTTGATGGTCATACCGATGTGGGCTCCAGTGATCGGGATCGGGAATGTGAAACCAAAGTCGGGCGCCGCCGTAGCGGCCGTCGTGACGGTGAGTGTCGCCCGAGCGTCTGCGTTGCCGACGGGACCGTGCGGCGCCTTAAGGAATGCGACCAGATCGTCGAGCTGCGTGCGCGACAAGATCGAGGTTCGACCATGGCGGTCGTCGACGTTGCGGCCGGTGCCGGCGGCGTTGCAATCGTCGAAGTGCGAGTTGCACGGCATCACGACATCGAGCAACGTCGCCGCGCTGCCATCGTGCAGATATGGCGCGGTGTTCCACACATCGACCAAGGTTGGGGTGAGATACTCGGTGAGCGCGCCGCGACTACCCGGGATTGGCATCGCGCGATTGGGGAAGACGCCGCCGGGGGCGGTGGTATCGGCGATCATGAAGGGATCGGTCTTGTCGAAGATGTTGGCGGTACCGACGTCGTGTCGCAGGTATGGGTTATTGGTAGCACTCACCGGCTGATTCGGATCGAAGCCGGCTTCGCCGGGCATCAGGGGCCGCTTGTCGGTGAATTGTTGGTTCTCGTCGGAGGGGCCGTTGTGACAGCGTGCACAACCCACGCGCGGATCGTTGAAGATGGCGCGCCCGCGCTGGGCGGCGAACACAATCGCCTCACCATGCGCGCCGATGTTGGGATTCCGCACGTACTCGGTTTCGCTGTAGACGTAGTCGGCCATGTGGGTGAGGCGAATGCCGGCGATGCCGCTGGTGCCGGGGATGGCCCGGTTGGGTGCGCCGAGATCGTCGGAGTCGTTGACCGGATCGGTGGTATGCGAGCGCATGATGAGGGCGCCGATGCACTTCTCGGGCAAGTGTTCGTTCCCGTCGCAGTCGCCCGCGCCTTGCAATGTGCGGAAGGCATGCTCGAAGTCTTCCACCTCGTCGCGATCGGCGTTCCAGTGAATGGTGCCCATTGGATTGAAGAAGCGATGCGCTTCGGGCGCGACCAACGGATTGGCGAGCGGAACGAATTTCAGGTTGGCCTGACAGGTCGTCAGCGGTGAGCCGCTACCGCAGTCTGAGTCCGTCGTGCACGGATGATCAATCTTAGCGGAGTCCGCGGCCTTGTCACTGCATGTGCCAGGGGCGAGCGACGCGCGGCCGCGCAGATCGCCGGTGTTACGCAAGCTGGCGCCGAACTGCGAGTTGTCCCACGTGCGGCCGTCGTTGCCGGTTTCGGCGTGACACGATGTACACGCGAGATATTCGGCGTCGTGGCCGGTGCTGACGACTGCGCCGGGCTTCGACAACGTTGCCGGATCCTGAAAGTTGCTGGGCGGCACCGGCGTGTCGAGACCGATGTTGTTGGCGAGGCTGGCATCGCGCGCCGAAGTGCTGAACAGAATTTCGCCGTCCAGCAGTTCCGGCGGCAGCGGATCATGCTCGGTGCTGTTCACCACGCCGAGAATCTGCGGCATACATTTCCGCTGATGCACGCAGCGGATGCCGGCATCGCACTCGGCGTCGTTCATGCACAGTTGGATCTGTCCGCCGTGCATGCCGTTGGCGCACACACCCTGACCGGTCGAGGCGCAGTCGAGCGGCGTCGAACACGCATTGTGCGGCGGTGTGGCGCAGCGATAGCTGTCGGGGCGGACGTCGATGACGGTGACCGTGCGCGCGAGCGAGTTGACGCTGTACGCGCGCGCGCCGTCCGGGGCCACCGCGATGCCGATCGGTGTCGTGCCGATGCCGTCGGAGATCGGCTTCATCGCGTTGAGGTCGACATCGTAGTCGAGTCCGGTCAGCGCGGTACCGTTGGGCTCGCCGGCGACTTCGAGCAGCGTCGGTTCATCGGCGCGCTGCTCGACTTCCGGGGGCAGGTTCATCAGCAGCGGCCCTTCGTAGAGAATGTCGAAGGGGTTGGCGGTGCAATTGCCAGGCCCGTGCGCGGGCGGATCGTCGTTGACGATGCCGCTACGCAACGAATTGAAGAGTCCGAAGCGGTTCGACGTGCGATCAACGGTGTAGGCGATGGTGCCGTCGGCGGAGAAGTCCAAACCCGCGGGCGCGTTGCCACCCTTGACGTCGATGAACTCCTTGACCGTGCCGGTGGTCAGATCAATCTTGGCGATGAAGGAGCGGATGATTTCGTGAAACGACGGCTTGAAGATGTTGCGCCGGCGCGAGGTCGAGCCATCGTCCGGAAAGCCGCTGAACGGAAACGGGAAGCGCTGCGCCTCGGGGAGGTTTTTGAAAAAGCTGCTGCGAATGAACAGCCCCTTGGCGGCGACATTTTCCTTGGTGCCCGCCACCCACACTTGGTTGGCCGTGCCGGCGGGACTGTTGGGCGGCGTCAGCGCGATCACCGACATGAAGTTGTAGACGCCCGGCGCGGAGTTGATCGTCTCGCAGGTGCTGGTATCGAGCGGGATGTCGAATGTGCGCGCGACGGTGTTGGTCGTCGCGTCGATTTCGCTGACGTGGCCGGTCGAGCTCGGTTCCTTAGTGAGATAGTGCGACAAGTAAACATGCGCACCGTCGGCGCTGACGGCGATGCCGCGCGGCGTTCCCAAGACGGGAATCGCGGCGAGCTGGTGAAGGTCCGCATCCAGAACGATCAACGTGTCGGTCCGTTCACAACTGACGTACACGCGCGTGCCGTCGCCGTTCAGGGCGACGCCGAACGGGGCGCAGCCGAACTGCAGCTGCTGCCGAATGACGTTGCCTCCGTCGGTTTGGTCGAAGCGGACGATCAGATCGTCGTCCTGCGCGGTGACGAACACGTGCGTTGCGTCGAGCGCGAGGGTGCGAGGATTGCGACCCACCGCGTACTCGCCGACCCTCGTCAAGCTGCTGGTCGCGATGCGTGCGGCCGTGCCAGATTCCGGGTTGACGAGCCAGACGGCGGCGTTGTCGCTGCTCACCGCAATTGCGCTGCTGTGTGTCGGCAAGCCGTCGGCGTGCGCCATTGCGGGACCAACCACGAACACTCCGACGCCGATTGTGAGTGCAACCATCCACCGTTTCATGACGAGCCCCCTTCCGCGATCGAACCGACATCGCGTGTCTTAGAGGAGAGGAGTCGAAAGGGTCAAGACAAATCGACGCGCTGCGTTGACCGAAGGGTCAACGAGAGTGGTGCGCACACGATGGAAGAAGGGAGTCGCTAGAGTGAATCGGGTGCCGATGACGTCGGCTCCGCGAGCGCGGGTTGTTGCCAAGCGGATGTCGTTGCGGGCGCGGTAACATGAACCATCTCGCCGCCGCGCAGGACGCGGAAATCGTGACCGCTCCATCTCACCGTGTTGCCGAGAAAACTAATCAGCCACACCGCGGAGACGAAGAGATCCTTCGGTAAGACGAGCAGCATGTGAAGCGGCGTGTTGTCCGTGTGGAGGTAGCGGAAGCACATCGCACTCGCGCACCACAGGCGTAGGCCGATCACGGTTGCCGCAATCGCTACACTGGTGGGACTGAACCCGTAGTAGAGCATCGTGAACACCGCCCACATGGTGCCCTGGGTGAACACGCTGCCAAAATAGCCGCCGGGGCGCACGGTGCGGTACGTCCGCGCCCAGCGCACTTGGTGTTGAAAGAGATGTGCCCAGGGACCGACATCAAGGACCGTCTCGACCACGAGATCCGACAACACCAACTTCAAGCCGCGTTGAGCAACCAGGTAGCCGAGGTAGTAGTCGTCGGCGAGATAGTTGCGGATGGCGAGAAAGCCACCGATGGCATCGAGCGTCTCGCGTCGCAGCGCCATGGTTGCGCCGAACGCGTAGCTCGGCTTCTCCACTTTGCGCGCCGCCATCACGTTGGTGTCGAAGTCGGTGCTGATGAACAGCGACTCGACCAACGTCGGGAGGCCGCCTTGGCGCACCGCTTTGTACAAGCAGCTCACGACGCCGACGGCGGGATCGTGCAGGGGCGCGACCACTCGGCACAGATAGTCTGGCGGCACGCGGATATCGCTATCGGCGATCACCAACACGTCGTGGCGAGCGCGCGCGTACATGTTGTGCAGGTTGCTCACCTTGTAGTTCGTGCCGTACACGCGCGGGTCGATGACCAACTCGATGTCGAGCGAGGAAAAGTCGCGCTGCAGTTGGCGCACCACGGCAATCGCGCTGTCACCGGCATCGGCGACGCCGAAGACCACCTGGAACGCGCCGCGGTAATCCTGACGACAAAAGGTTGCGAGATTCTCGTACAGATTGACGTCGAGACCCTTGAGCGGTTTGAGCACTGAGACGCCAGGCTGTGGTGCCGCCGCGGCGCCTGCGCGTTGGCCGTCAGCCCAGCGAAAGAACTCCCGTGCCGAGTAGAGCACGGTCAGGTAGTACCAGATCGACGCCAACACCCCGATGCCGATCACGGCTTGCAGCGCCGAGACGTGGAGGACTGGTAGCATCATAGTGGCGCCCACATGGCGTGCTCGTGACTCCCTTAACCACCTGGTCAGCCTGCGACGCAAAAAAAAGCCGCCCGGCTCGCGGCCGGTTGGCTCCGTCATGCTGACGTTGGTTCCTCGTAGCGCGTGAATGTGAGCGAGTCAAATGTGCGAAGCGATCACGCGTTCCGCGTGACCGGGAGCGACGATGTGGCCGGCGGTTCGCAAGGCGAGGGCGATGATCGTCAGCGTCGGATTGTACCCCGAACTGGTCACGAACACGCCGCCGTCGGCGTTGTAGAGGTTGTCGAGGTCGTGAAATTTCCCGAACGGATCGCACACCGACGTGTGCGGGTCGCTGCCCATGCGCAAGCCGCCCATGACGTGGCGAGAGTCGGGCGGCTCACTGGGATCGTAGGGCTGGAAGAATCCGAATTGCGCACCGGCCGCGCCCAGGATCTGCAGCATCTTCGGCTGATAGAAGGTGCGCGCGTCGAGTTCGAAGCCATGGTTTTGGTACGTCACCATCGGCACCGGCAAGCCGTACACGTCGCGCACGGTCGGATCGAGTTGTACACGATTGGTCGGCTGCGGTGCGTCTTCGGCCTGCATCGTCAACACCGCGATGTGGGCGGTAAACGGGCCTTCGACCAACAACTGCTTCAACGGGAGGCCGACCAAGTGAGCGAACGCCAACGCGTCCGGGCGCAGGAATGCCTTGTTCGAACGCAGCGGCTCCGACGAGGTGCCGAATTCGATGATGCCGCCGAGCGGAACGTCCGAGCGCAAACTCATGCCGCCTTCGGTCACGCCGCGGAAGTCGGCCATGCCGTTGCTGACCGAATTGCCCCGTTCGCCGTGTAGGCGCTGCTTGAAGATGCCGACGGCGGTGGTCTGGAAGTGGTACATCAGATGGCGGCCGAGCTGATCGCTCGAGTTGCCCAGCCCGGGCCCATCGCGATCGGAGAGCAAACACAAGCGCGCGCTCTCCACCGCGCTGGCGGCGAGGATGAAGCGATCGGCGGTGACCGATTGTATCGCACCGTCGGCGTCGGTGTACTCCACCGCCGCAATGCTGTTGCCGTTGCGTACCAAGCGGCGTGCAAAGCAATTGAAGCGCACCTGGCAGTTGCCGGTGAGCAGCGCGCTCCGTAACGTCGTGACCGCCGCCGAGCCCTTCGAGTTGTTGGGACAGCCGAAGCCGCTGCAGAAGCCGCAGTTGTTGCACGCCGGGCGCCCGCCGTAGGGCCGCGAGTTGACCGCCCCGGGATAGTGTATGGGGTGGTAGCCCTTCTTGCGTGCGCCATCGGCGAGGGTGCGCGCGACGTACATCTCCGCGGTCGGCGGCAACGGGTACGGGCCGCTACGTGGCGACGCGAACGGATCAGCCCCCTCCCCGTCGGCGCGGCCGCTCACGCCCGACAAATTTTCGGCCGTGACGTAGAACGGTTGCAGCTCATCGTACGTGAGCGGCCAATCGACGAAGCTGGTGCCGTCGAAGGTTCGGCCGCCATCGCGCAGCGCCGAGGCCAGGCGGAAGTCGATCTCGTTGAAGCGCGGATACTTCATGTCGGCATGCACCGTGGTGCCGCCGACATTGCGCGCCAGCACGTTCACGTCCGGATGCGCGCGCGCCGTCTCGGCCGCGCTCTGGCGAAACGTGCGCGGCTCCACCACCGGGTCCTGCAACACCATGCGGCGGCCGAACTTCAGCTCATCGTTGCTGAACAGCGGAAATGGCAGATGGTCGGGGTTGTCGAGCCCGGGAAAGTAGTTGTTGCCGGCTTCGAGGATGAGCACCTTCATGCCGGCGCCGGCGAGCACATGCGCGGCGGCTGAACCGCCCGCCCCACTGCCGACGATCACGACATCGAAGGGTGCGT is a window encoding:
- the hpnI gene encoding bacteriohopanetetrol glucosamine biosynthesis glycosyltransferase HpnI, with the protein product MMLPVLHVSALQAVIGIGVLASIWYYLTVLYSAREFFRWADGQRAGAAAAPQPGVSVLKPLKGLDVNLYENLATFCRQDYRGAFQVVFGVADAGDSAIAVVRQLQRDFSSLDIELVIDPRVYGTNYKVSNLHNMYARARHDVLVIADSDIRVPPDYLCRVVAPLHDPAVGVVSCLYKAVRQGGLPTLVESLFISTDFDTNVMAARKVEKPSYAFGATMALRRETLDAIGGFLAIRNYLADDYYLGYLVAQRGLKLVLSDLVVETVLDVGPWAHLFQHQVRWARTYRTVRPGGYFGSVFTQGTMWAVFTMLYYGFSPTSVAIAATVIGLRLWCASAMCFRYLHTDNTPLHMLLVLPKDLFVSAVWLISFLGNTVRWSGHDFRVLRGGEMVHVTAPATTSAWQQPALAEPTSSAPDSL
- a CDS encoding nitroreductase family deazaflavin-dependent oxidoreductase, yielding MNATLAKRLARVADSSTLRLTHYGRKSGKPYEVTIWYLVEGDTIYLVTSNVQRQWTRNVQKRSKVSLQIDGETFEGTASRITAVAERAHVNELVGQKYWYVRPLLWLVETFGLPDHGGAFRVRLRTQ
- a CDS encoding isoprenylcysteine carboxylmethyltransferase family protein, whose protein sequence is MIVRTLLFTIFVPGSVTVLVPRMLLRSDMEYPLPLGVVRFAGAVIIVVGVAIYLWCAWNFIAAGHGTPNPLDAPQQLVVRGLYQFTRNPMYVGVGSIVAGEGVLFESATLLAYVTLLMLLFHLRVLTYEEPTLRRQFGAAFDAYCRRVPRWLPNLHSQEGPLQ
- the nthA gene encoding nitrile hydratase subunit alpha; translation: MSDSRYPVPPATAAARAQALETALSDKQLVPDGFIDSVTTRYADKTGPQNGAKVVARAWINPAYRERLLHDGTAACAELGFYGAQGEYIVVLEDTPTLHNVIVCTQCSCTAWPVLGLPPDWYKSPAYRARVVREPRALLREMGSDLPESIEIRVWDTTAETRYLVLPLRPAGTDGWSEEQLAAIVTREAMIGIARL
- the nthB gene encoding nitrile hydratase subunit beta — protein: MDGIHDLGGMSGFGCVEVEPNEPVFHEPWERRVFGLNAVGIVVLRAYNADEYRHAIERMNPAHYLAASYYERVLTGVATLLVEKGVLTHDELEARAGGVFPLSRSALSPRATDVAQRVGPRFAVGEAVVVRTMHPVGHTRVPRYARGKRGVVIHVAPPFSFPDVAAHGLPQRSEPTYHVRFAARELWTDAAENNATVVVDLWESYLDAP
- a CDS encoding NAD(P)/FAD-dependent oxidoreductase, which translates into the protein MSRWDVVVIGAGLGGMLTGAILARRGRRVLVLEREPRAGGRLRSYDVDGFVVDCGAFLWPNKHLDEALAAAGVTDWIGSEIPADQVMRIFVQGLNGKRFAFPWLGRDQAALADTVREVYRISPEEFRTFSGVLAQLAQLDDAQTAVLMHTTVGDWLGTAGANPTSANALRRTLMLFGSKEPMHASIGEFARMLQRNRTPGRPAKPEYCGANAIGGVRALVEAIRHALERNHAELRLATTVDEIIVEGHRATGVLAHGAAPFQERFDADAVVSNVPIWALFDLISDRHFPSQFVANAHHYAKVGGTVSVAYAFEDVPTLRETGAPDRFLGWTRLLVGATRTFGGGLMWASLHSPHNAPPGKHILQGMRLVRPEVLGDHDAVDHIVADFDTMVREIYRDVDEKLRWRRRWVTRDGSEYMISAAPRPDIRAPSVEHLYFVGETINLPSIQMDAAAHSALECARLIG
- a CDS encoding GMC family oxidoreductase: MSLPSTVPNVLGNTALDAPFDVVIVGSGAGGSAAAHVLAGAGMKVLILEAGNNYFPGLDNPDHLPFPLFSNDELKFGRRMVLQDPVVEPRTFRQSAAETARAHPDVNVLARNVGGTTVHADMKYPRFNEIDFRLASALRDGGRTFDGTSFVDWPLTYDELQPFYVTAENLSGVSGRADGEGADPFASPRSGPYPLPPTAEMYVARTLADGARKKGYHPIHYPGAVNSRPYGGRPACNNCGFCSGFGCPNNSKGSAAVTTLRSALLTGNCQVRFNCFARRLVRNGNSIAAVEYTDADGAIQSVTADRFILAASAVESARLCLLSDRDGPGLGNSSDQLGRHLMYHFQTTAVGIFKQRLHGERGNSVSNGMADFRGVTEGGMSLRSDVPLGGIIEFGTSSEPLRSNKAFLRPDALAFAHLVGLPLKQLLVEGPFTAHIAVLTMQAEDAPQPTNRVQLDPTVRDVYGLPVPMVTYQNHGFELDARTFYQPKMLQILGAAGAQFGFFQPYDPSEPPDSRHVMGGLRMGSDPHTSVCDPFGKFHDLDNLYNADGGVFVTSSGYNPTLTIIALALRTAGHIVAPGHAERVIASHI
- a CDS encoding SRPBCC domain-containing protein; protein product: MPKTIQQTVQLSAPAGDLYDAYLDPERHAAITGAPVTIAAEPGAPFRAFNGMLSGRMLHTLPQRLIVQTWRSSQWREDDVDSILVLTFSPDGAGGRIDLVHVNVADHDYDGVKHGWEKYYWTPWRAYLDRRT